The segment TCCTCAGCCTTTGGCTGCTCTTCACCCATTTCAATTATGACACCTTGAAATGACGCTTCCAGCACTGCTTTCAAATGCAGCAACTGTTCGTTATTGAGATACGGCAGCATTTTCCGCTGTATCTCGTTGATAACTTTATTTTTCATCGCCGTATCTCCTTATTACGATTTCAGAGAACGACGGCAGTGGCAGTTTCTCCATAGAATCTCCCGCCACTGGTGGGAGTTATTGAAATTTAAGTAAACGATAATTTAGAGCAGCAAGCAGTTGCTCTTTTCAAGTCTTGGTTTGTAGATTTTAGCTTGTTCGGGGGTACTGTTCCTGAAAATTGGGAAGATACCACACTGGAAAATATCACGACACTGATAACGCGTGGAATCGCACCTAAATATTCTGATAATTCTGATCAAACAGTTGTCAATCAAAAATGTATTCGTAATCATACAATCGATCTTTCGCTTGCTCGAACCCATACACCGAAAGCTATCAATGAAAAATGGCTCAAATTTGGTGATCTATTGATTAATTCTACTGGTGATGGCACTTTAGGGCGAGTTGCACAAGTCTGGTTCACCCCTAAAGCCCTTACTGTTGATTCTCATGTGACTATTGTCCGGCCAGCGCGAGAAGAACTGATTTTCTATATCGGACTTTGGGGAATTTTACACGAGAAAGAGATCGAATCGCTTCACACAGGCAGTACAGGGCAGACAGAATTACCCAGAGATCGAGTGAAAATGCTGAAATTACTTCTGCCTGATGATAGCAGCTTGAGTCGATTTAATTCCATAATCGCCCCGATGGCTTCTACTATTATTTCAAATCAAGAAGAAAATCAAAAACTTGCAAGTCTCAGAGATACGCTTCTGCCAAAGCTCATGTCCGGTGAGATCGATGTTTCCAACATTCAGCTTTAAGCCACTAAATTATCGTTTACCTTTGCATTACATCTAATTTTTTCGCTGATGCTACTTGCGAATCCAACGATACTTTTTCTTTCTTGCTCACTCGGAATCGGAATCATTAGCTTTTGTAAAAAATCTAAATCAAATTTTCCCGCTCCAATTCCTGTAACTCCAACCTTTGCCATCAAATAATCTTTTTGCGACAACAACCAATAAAATATAAACTCGTTTTCCACTTCTCCATATGAATCCAGACACTTTATATCTTGATTGAAAGCCACATCTTTTTCAACTCTAGCAATTGG is part of the Faecalibacterium sp. HTF-F genome and harbors:
- a CDS encoding restriction endonuclease subunit S; its protein translation is MKSEWTYRPLGELVSFASGGTPSKKRDDYWGGTIPWISAKTLKTENIDTSDLFITEEGLKAGSKIAPKGSILLLTRGSGLFNGIPIARVEKDVAFNQDIKCLDSYGEVENEFIFYWLLSQKDYLMAKVGVTGIGAGKFDLDFLQKLMIPIPSEQERKSIVGFASSISEKIRCNAKVNDNLVA